In Oncorhynchus nerka isolate Pitt River linkage group LG26, Oner_Uvic_2.0, whole genome shotgun sequence, one DNA window encodes the following:
- the LOC115109858 gene encoding heat shock protein Hsp-16.1/Hsp-16.11-like: MTQSAAPAIESIFGNDPFFSQERMVFPPMRHQALSGIQEDFFQRRSNLASDLLKELRDGLPSMYQLHERAHLQMGSPFLERRSTGVPAGALSQGLSMEVAETGRSHSPLALSLNAQGFNPEDITVKLDGRRLAVVAMKQAKAEEAKSTSSAISSCSFSSSSSQQKGFVQKIDLPAHLDLTALTCSLGEDGQLRIEAPTAAPQLEAPTAEQEVPLRFRTSLDVPIAKGNTEESITVKTSKP, translated from the coding sequence ATGACTCAGTCCGCCGCCCCAGCAATCGAGAGCATCTTTGGAAACGACCCTTTCTTCAGTCAGGAGAGGATGGTCTTCCCCCCCATGCGCCACCAGGCCCTATCCGGCATCCAAGAGGACTTCTTCCAGAGGAGGTCCAACCTGGCCAGTGATCTCCTCAAAGAGCTCCGCGATGGGCTCCCCAGTATGTACCAGCTGCACGAGAGGGCCCACCTCCAAATGGGCTCCCCATTCCTGGAGAGGAGGAGCACAGGAGTTCCAGCAGGAGCTCTGAGCCAGGGCCTCAGCATggaggtggctgagacagggcggAGCCATAGCCCCCTGGCCCTGAGCCTAAATGCCCAGGGCTTCAACCCAGAAGACATCACAGTCAAGCTGGACGGACGGAGGCTAGCCGTGGTGGCCATGAAACAGGCCAAAGCAGAAGAGGCTAAATCCACCTCCTCTGCCATCTCTTCCtgctccttttcctcctcctcgtccCAACAGAAAGGCTTTGTTCAGAAAATTGACCTGCCTGCTCACCTAGACCTGACAGCCTTGACCTGCTCTCTGGGAGAAGATGGACAGCTGAGAATCGAAGCCCCCACTGCCGCCCCCCAGCTGGAAGCCCCTACAGCAGAGCAGGAGGTCCCCCTCCGCTTCAGAACCTCCCTGGACGTACCCATAGCCAAGGGCAACACGGAAGAGTCCATAACAGTGAAGACCTCAAAACCTTGA